The following coding sequences lie in one Arabidopsis thaliana chromosome 3, partial sequence genomic window:
- the LHCA1 gene encoding chlorophyll a-b binding protein 6 (photosystem I light harvesting complex gene 1 (LHCA1); FUNCTIONS IN: chlorophyll binding; INVOLVED IN: response to blue light, response to red light, photosynthesis, light harvesting in photosystem I, response to far red light, photosynthesis; LOCATED IN: in 6 components; EXPRESSED IN: 28 plant structures; EXPRESSED DURING: 14 growth stages; CONTAINS InterPro DOMAIN/s: Chlorophyll A-B binding protein (InterPro:IPR001344); BEST Arabidopsis thaliana protein match is: photosystem I light harvesting complex gene 6 (TAIR:AT1G19150.1); Has 1814 Blast hits to 1757 proteins in 182 species: Archae - 0; Bacteria - 0; Metazoa - 2; Fungi - 0; Plants - 1607; Viruses - 0; Other Eukaryotes - 205 (source: NCBI BLink).) gives MASNSLMSCGIAAVYPSLLSSSKSKFVSAGVPLPNAGNVGRIRMAAHWMPGEPRPAYLDGSAPGDFGFDPLGLGEVPANLERYKESELIHCRWAMLAVPGILVPEALGYGNWVKAQEWAALPGGQATYLGNPVPWGTLPTILAIEFLAHLTLLDTRRTPRSSRN, from the exons ATGGCGTCGAACTCGCTTATGAGCTGTGGCATAGCCGCCGTGTACCCTTcgcttctctcttcttccaagTCTAAATTCGTATCCGCCGGAGTTCCACTCCCAAACGCCGGGAATGTTGGTCGTATCAGAATGGCTGCTCACTGGATGCCTGGCGAGCCACGACCAGCTTACCTTGACGGTTCTGCTCCTGG TGACTTTGGGTTTGACCCACTTGGACTTGGAGAAGTTCCAGCGAACCTTGAGAGATACAAAGAGTCAGAGCTCATCCACTGTAGATGGGCTATGCTCGCTGTT CCTGGGATTTTGGTACCAGAAGCATTAGGATATGGAAACTGGGTTAAGGCTCAGGAATGGGCAGCACTACCAGGGGGTCAAGCCACTTACTTGGGAAACCCAGTCCCGTGGGGTACTTTGCCCACAATCTTGGCCATTGAGTTCTTA GCGCATTTGACCCTCTTGGATACTCGAAGGACCCCAAGAAGCTCGAGGAATTGA
- the LHCA1 gene encoding chlorophyll a-b binding protein 6 (photosystem I light harvesting complex gene 1 (LHCA1); FUNCTIONS IN: chlorophyll binding; INVOLVED IN: response to blue light, response to red light, photosynthesis, light harvesting in photosystem I, response to far red light, photosynthesis; LOCATED IN: in 6 components; EXPRESSED IN: 28 plant structures; EXPRESSED DURING: 14 growth stages; CONTAINS InterPro DOMAIN/s: Chlorophyll A-B binding protein (InterPro:IPR001344); BEST Arabidopsis thaliana protein match is: photosystem I light harvesting complex gene 6 (TAIR:AT1G19150.1); Has 2198 Blast hits to 2123 proteins in 216 species: Archae - 0; Bacteria - 0; Metazoa - 2; Fungi - 0; Plants - 1936; Viruses - 0; Other Eukaryotes - 260 (source: NCBI BLink).), with amino-acid sequence MASNSLMSCGIAAVYPSLLSSSKSKFVSAGVPLPNAGNVGRIRMAAHWMPGEPRPAYLDGSAPGDFGFDPLGLGEVPANLERYKESELIHCRWAMLAVPGILVPEALGYGNWVKAQEWAALPGGQATYLGNPVPWGTLPTILAIEFLAIAFELKVKEIKNGRLALLAFVGFCVQQSAYPGTGPLENLATHLADPWHNNIGDIVIPFN; translated from the exons ATGGCGTCGAACTCGCTTATGAGCTGTGGCATAGCCGCCGTGTACCCTTcgcttctctcttcttccaagTCTAAATTCGTATCCGCCGGAGTTCCACTCCCAAACGCCGGGAATGTTGGTCGTATCAGAATGGCTGCTCACTGGATGCCTGGCGAGCCACGACCAGCTTACCTTGACGGTTCTGCTCCTGG TGACTTTGGGTTTGACCCACTTGGACTTGGAGAAGTTCCAGCGAACCTTGAGAGATACAAAGAGTCAGAGCTCATCCACTGTAGATGGGCTATGCTCGCTGTT CCTGGGATTTTGGTACCAGAAGCATTAGGATATGGAAACTGGGTTAAGGCTCAGGAATGGGCAGCACTACCAGGGGGTCAAGCCACTTACTTGGGAAACCCAGTCCCGTGGGGTACTTTGCCCACAATCTTGGCCATTGAGTTCTTAGCCATTGCATTT GAATTGAAAGTTAAAGAGATCAAGAACG GGCGGCTTGCGCTGTTGGCGTTTGTAGGATTCTGTGTGCAACAGTCGGCTTACCCGGGGACAGGACCATTGGAGAACTTGGCAACTCACTTGGCGGATCCATGGCACAACAACATTGGCGATATTGTTATCCCTTTCAACTAA
- the CXIP1 gene encoding CAX interacting protein 1 (CAX interacting protein 1 (CXIP1); FUNCTIONS IN: antiporter activity, glutathione disulfide oxidoreductase activity; INVOLVED IN: cation transport; LOCATED IN: chloroplast; EXPRESSED IN: 22 plant structures; EXPRESSED DURING: 13 growth stages; CONTAINS InterPro DOMAIN/s: Glutaredoxin (InterPro:IPR002109), Thioredoxin-like fold (InterPro:IPR012336), Glutaredoxin-related protein (InterPro:IPR004480); BEST Arabidopsis thaliana protein match is: thioredoxin family protein (TAIR:AT4G04950.1); Has 5270 Blast hits to 5080 proteins in 1299 species: Archae - 26; Bacteria - 2196; Metazoa - 419; Fungi - 285; Plants - 426; Viruses - 0; Other Eukaryotes - 1918 (source: NCBI BLink).), translating to MALRSVKTPTLITSVAVVSSSVTNKPHSIRFSLKPTSALVVHNHQLSFYGSNLKLKPTKFRCSASALTPQLKDTLEKLVNSEKVVLFMKGTRDFPMCGFSNTVVQILKNLNVPFEDVNILENEMLRQGLKEYSNWPTFPQLYIGGEFFGGCDITLEAFKTGELQEEVEKAMCS from the coding sequence ATGGCTCTCCGATCTGTCAAAACGCCGACCTTGATAACTTCGGTCGCCGTCGTCTCCTCCTCCGTTACCAACAAGCCTCACTCTATCAGATTCTCTCTTAAACCAACGTCGGCACTCGTCGTCCATAACCATCAGCTATCGTTCTACGGTTCGAATCTCAAGCTGAAACCAACTAAATTCCGATGCTCAGCGTCGGCTCTTACGCCGCAACTTAAAGACACGCTGGAGAAACTGGTGAATTCGGAGAAAGTGGTTCTGTTTATGAAAGGAACGAGAGACTTCCCGATGTGTGGATTCTCCAACACTGTGGTTCAGAttttgaagaatctgaatGTTCCTTTCGAAGATGTGAATATTCTGGAGAATGAGATGTTGAGGCAAGGACTTAAAGAGTATTCGAATTGGCCGACGTTTCCTCAGCTTTATATCGGCGGTGAGTTTTTCGGTGGTTGTGATATTACTCTTGAGGCGTTTAAGACTGGAGAATTGCAGGAAGAGGTGGAGAAAGCTATGTGCTCTTGA
- the LHCA1 gene encoding chlorophyll a-b binding protein 6 (photosystem I light harvesting complex gene 1 (LHCA1); FUNCTIONS IN: chlorophyll binding; INVOLVED IN: response to blue light, response to red light, photosynthesis, light harvesting in photosystem I, response to far red light, photosynthesis; LOCATED IN: light-harvesting complex, chloroplast thylakoid membrane, chloroplast, plastoglobule, membrane; EXPRESSED IN: 28 plant structures; EXPRESSED DURING: 14 growth stages; CONTAINS InterPro DOMAIN/s: Chlorophyll A-B binding protein (InterPro:IPR001344); BEST Arabidopsis thaliana protein match is: light harvesting complex photosystem II (TAIR:AT2G40100.1); Has 2134 Blast hits to 2063 proteins in 214 species: Archae - 0; Bacteria - 0; Metazoa - 3; Fungi - 0; Plants - 1854; Viruses - 0; Other Eukaryotes - 277 (source: NCBI BLink).), which yields MASNSLMSCGIAAVYPSLLSSSKSKFVSAGVPLPNAGNVGRIRMAAHWMPGEPRPAYLDGSAPGDFGFDPLGLGEVPANLERYKESELIHCRWAMLAVPGILVPEALGYGNWVKAQEWAALPGGQATYLGNPVPWGTLPTILAIEFLAIAFVEHQRSMEKDPEKKKYPGGAFDPLGYSKDPKKLEELKVKEIKNGKHTQQLTFLDQTYVQMYI from the exons ATGGCGTCGAACTCGCTTATGAGCTGTGGCATAGCCGCCGTGTACCCTTcgcttctctcttcttccaagTCTAAATTCGTATCCGCCGGAGTTCCACTCCCAAACGCCGGGAATGTTGGTCGTATCAGAATGGCTGCTCACTGGATGCCTGGCGAGCCACGACCAGCTTACCTTGACGGTTCTGCTCCTGG TGACTTTGGGTTTGACCCACTTGGACTTGGAGAAGTTCCAGCGAACCTTGAGAGATACAAAGAGTCAGAGCTCATCCACTGTAGATGGGCTATGCTCGCTGTT CCTGGGATTTTGGTACCAGAAGCATTAGGATATGGAAACTGGGTTAAGGCTCAGGAATGGGCAGCACTACCAGGGGGTCAAGCCACTTACTTGGGAAACCCAGTCCCGTGGGGTACTTTGCCCACAATCTTGGCCATTGAGTTCTTAGCCATTGCATTTGTTGAGCACCAGAGAAGTATGGAGAAAGAccctgagaagaagaagtaccCGGGAGGCGCATTTGACCCTCTTGGATACTCGAAGGACCCCAAGAAGCTCGAGGAATTGAAAGTTAAAGAGATCAAGAACGGTAAGCACACACAACAACTTACCTTTCTTGATCAAACTTATGTACAAATGTATATCTAA
- the LHCA1 gene encoding chlorophyll a-b binding protein 6 (photosystem I light harvesting complex gene 1 (LHCA1); FUNCTIONS IN: chlorophyll binding; INVOLVED IN: response to blue light, response to red light, photosynthesis, light harvesting in photosystem I, response to far red light, photosynthesis; LOCATED IN: in 7 components; EXPRESSED IN: 29 plant structures; EXPRESSED DURING: 14 growth stages; CONTAINS InterPro DOMAIN/s: Chlorophyll A-B binding protein (InterPro:IPR001344); BEST Arabidopsis thaliana protein match is: light harvesting complex photosystem II (TAIR:AT3G08940.2); Has 2394 Blast hits to 2306 proteins in 223 species: Archae - 0; Bacteria - 0; Metazoa - 3; Fungi - 0; Plants - 1992; Viruses - 0; Other Eukaryotes - 399 (source: NCBI BLink).), whose protein sequence is MASNSLMSCGIAAVYPSLLSSSKSKFVSAGVPLPNAGNVGRIRMAAHWMPGEPRPAYLDGSAPGDFGFDPLGLGEVPANLERYKESELIHCRWAMLAVPGILVPEALGYGNWVKAQEWAALPGGQATYLGNPVPWGTLPTILAIEFLAIAFVEHQRSMEKDPEKKKYPGGAFDPLGYSKDPKKLEELKVKEIKNGRLALLAFVGFCVQQSAYPGTGPLENLATHLADPWHNNIGDIVIPFN, encoded by the exons ATGGCGTCGAACTCGCTTATGAGCTGTGGCATAGCCGCCGTGTACCCTTcgcttctctcttcttccaagTCTAAATTCGTATCCGCCGGAGTTCCACTCCCAAACGCCGGGAATGTTGGTCGTATCAGAATGGCTGCTCACTGGATGCCTGGCGAGCCACGACCAGCTTACCTTGACGGTTCTGCTCCTGG TGACTTTGGGTTTGACCCACTTGGACTTGGAGAAGTTCCAGCGAACCTTGAGAGATACAAAGAGTCAGAGCTCATCCACTGTAGATGGGCTATGCTCGCTGTT CCTGGGATTTTGGTACCAGAAGCATTAGGATATGGAAACTGGGTTAAGGCTCAGGAATGGGCAGCACTACCAGGGGGTCAAGCCACTTACTTGGGAAACCCAGTCCCGTGGGGTACTTTGCCCACAATCTTGGCCATTGAGTTCTTAGCCATTGCATTTGTTGAGCACCAGAGAAGTATGGAGAAAGAccctgagaagaagaagtaccCGGGAGGCGCATTTGACCCTCTTGGATACTCGAAGGACCCCAAGAAGCTCGAGGAATTGAAAGTTAAAGAGATCAAGAACG GGCGGCTTGCGCTGTTGGCGTTTGTAGGATTCTGTGTGCAACAGTCGGCTTACCCGGGGACAGGACCATTGGAGAACTTGGCAACTCACTTGGCGGATCCATGGCACAACAACATTGGCGATATTGTTATCCCTTTCAACTAA